A single genomic interval of Heteronotia binoei isolate CCM8104 ecotype False Entrance Well chromosome 11, APGP_CSIRO_Hbin_v1, whole genome shotgun sequence harbors:
- the PSMD9 gene encoding 26S proteasome non-ATPase regulatory subunit 9, translating to MSQQDPAGSSSVTVSDVQQLLKKKDEIEAQIKAYYEVLEDQKGVGMNEPLVDVEGYPRADVDIYQVRTARHNIVCLQNDHKALMKEVEQALHRLHARDKEKREKDEAEARAEARSQSEAPPIPFARVNAVTPGSPASMSGLQVDDEIVEFGSVNTRNFQSLQNIATVVQHSEGRPLSVTVLRGGERMHLGLTPKRWTGKGLLGCNIVPLQR from the exons ATGTCCCAGCAAGACCCGGCGGGCTCGAGCTCGGTGACCGTCAGTGATGTGCAGCAGCTGCTGAAGAAGAAGGATGAAATCGAAGCCCAGATTAAAGCTTACTATGAAGTGCTGGAAGAT CAAAAAGGAGTCGGGATGAACGAGCCGCTGGTGGACGTGGAAGGGTATCCACGTGCCGACGTTGACATCTACCAAGTCCGGACGGCAAGACACAACATTGTCT GTTTGCAGAACGACCACAAGGCCTTGATGAAGGAGGTGGAACAGGCCCTCCACCGGCTGCACGCCCGTGATAAGGAGAAGCGCGAAAAAGACGAGGCGGAAGCTCGTGCTGAGGCCAGAAGCCAGAGTGAGGCCCCGCCTATTCCTTTCGCCAGGGTGAACGCTGTCACCCCAGGTTCTCCAGCCAGCATGTCG GGGTTGCAAGTGGACGATGAGATAGTAGAGTTTGGCTCTGTGAACACCCGCAACTTCCAGTCGCTCCAGAATATCGCCACGGTTGTGCAGCACAGCGAAGGG AGACCATTAAGTGTGACTGTGCTCCGTGGAGGAGAAAGGATGCACCTGGGTCTCACACCCAAACGCTGGACTGGCAAAGGACTTCTGGG TTGCAACATAGTTCCTTTGCAAAGATGA